In Bacillus cereus ATCC 14579, a single window of DNA contains:
- the sufS gene encoding cysteine desulfurase SufS, with protein MNIHEIRKQFPILDQKVNGKQLVYFDSAATSQKPIQVIETLERYYKEYNSNVHRGVHTLGTKATDAYEGAREKVRKFINAKSMEEIIFTRGTTTALNTVAASYGLENVKEGDEIVISYMEHHSNIIPWQQVAKKTGATLKYLPLQPDGTISLEDVRQTVTPNTKIVSIMQVSNVLGTINPVKEIGAIAHENGAIMVVDGAQSTPHMKVDVQDLNCDFYALSAHKMCGPTGIGVLYGKKELLNNMEPIEFGGEMIDFVDLQESTWKELPWKFEAGTPIIGNAIGLGAAIDFLEEIGLDNIEKHEHELAQYALERLSEVDGVTIYGPKHRAGLVTFNIEDVHPHDVATVLDVEGIAVRAGHHCAQPLMKWLKASSTARASFYLYNTKEEIDTFVESLIKTKEYFTNVI; from the coding sequence ATGAATATTCATGAAATACGCAAACAGTTTCCAATTCTTGATCAAAAAGTGAACGGCAAACAACTTGTTTATTTCGATAGTGCAGCAACTTCTCAAAAACCAATTCAAGTCATTGAAACGTTAGAACGTTACTATAAAGAATATAATTCTAACGTGCATCGCGGTGTTCATACGCTCGGTACGAAAGCTACCGACGCGTATGAAGGTGCACGTGAGAAAGTTCGCAAGTTTATTAACGCGAAATCAATGGAAGAGATTATTTTCACACGCGGAACGACAACTGCATTAAATACAGTAGCAGCTAGCTATGGTCTTGAAAATGTAAAAGAGGGCGATGAAATCGTTATTTCTTACATGGAGCACCATAGTAATATCATTCCGTGGCAACAAGTTGCGAAGAAAACTGGTGCAACTTTAAAATATCTTCCGCTTCAACCAGACGGTACAATTTCTTTAGAAGATGTTCGTCAAACAGTTACACCGAATACAAAAATCGTTTCTATTATGCAAGTATCAAACGTACTTGGAACGATTAACCCTGTAAAAGAAATCGGAGCAATCGCACACGAAAATGGCGCAATTATGGTCGTTGATGGTGCACAAAGTACACCTCACATGAAAGTGGATGTACAAGATTTAAACTGTGATTTCTACGCATTATCTGCTCATAAGATGTGCGGACCTACAGGTATCGGCGTATTATATGGTAAAAAAGAATTGCTGAACAATATGGAGCCAATTGAATTTGGCGGTGAAATGATTGATTTCGTAGATTTACAAGAATCTACGTGGAAAGAGCTTCCGTGGAAGTTTGAAGCAGGTACACCGATTATCGGTAATGCAATCGGACTTGGTGCAGCAATTGATTTCCTAGAAGAAATCGGTCTTGATAATATTGAAAAGCATGAGCATGAATTAGCGCAATACGCTTTAGAAAGACTATCAGAAGTAGATGGCGTTACAATTTATGGTCCAAAGCATCGCGCTGGTCTTGTTACATTTAATATTGAAGACGTACATCCTCACGATGTAGCGACTGTATTAGATGTAGAAGGCATTGCAGTTCGCGCAGGACATCACTGTGCACAACCGCTTATGAAGTGGTTAAAAGCTTCTTCAACAGCACGTGCGAGCTTCTATTTATATAATACAAAAGAAGAAATTGATACATTTGTTGAATCGCTAATCAAGACAAAGGAGTATTTCACAAATGTCATTTAA
- a CDS encoding histidine phosphatase family protein, with translation MKKIIIIRHCSAIGQKRDDELTTDGKDQANTLATFLLENHLQIDHIISSPFVRAIDSIRPYALQANLSIQEDERLTERILSNIPMDDWMQKLESTFTNIDIAFSGGESTKQATDRALSLIQDVLQLNHTTTLLVTHGNLLTLILKHFDHTIGFNEWRTLTNPDIYEITIDEQCIIKRLWEASSK, from the coding sequence ATGAAGAAAATTATTATAATACGACATTGTTCAGCAATTGGGCAAAAACGTGATGATGAATTAACGACCGATGGAAAAGACCAAGCAAACACCCTTGCTACATTCCTCTTAGAAAATCATCTACAAATCGATCATATTATTTCAAGCCCATTTGTCCGAGCTATCGATTCCATTCGGCCCTATGCGCTCCAAGCTAACTTATCTATCCAAGAAGATGAACGATTAACTGAACGCATATTGAGCAACATTCCAATGGATGATTGGATGCAAAAACTAGAATCTACTTTTACAAATATAGATATTGCCTTTTCAGGCGGAGAGTCAACAAAACAAGCAACAGACCGGGCCCTATCGCTTATTCAAGACGTTTTACAATTAAACCATACGACAACACTACTTGTTACACATGGCAATTTACTTACGCTCATTTTAAAGCATTTTGATCATACAATTGGCTTTAATGAATGGAGAACTTTAACGAATCCTGATATTTACGAAATTACAATCGACGAACAATGTATCATAAAACGCTTATGGGAAGCATCGTCCAAGTAA
- the sufB gene encoding Fe-S cluster assembly protein SufB: MAKQLPDIGDYKYGFKDKDVSIFRAGRGLTKEIVEEISRMKEEPQWMLDFRLKSLDKFYEMPMPQWGGDLNDLDFDEITYYVKPSEKSEKSWDEVPDEIKATFDKLGIPEAEQKYLAGVSAQYESEVVYHNMKEDLEALGIVFKDTDSALKENEDIFREHFGKVIPPTDNKFSALNSAVWSGGSFIYVPKGVKVDTPLQAYFRINSENMGQFERTLIIVDEGAHVHYVEGCTAPVYTTNSLHSAVVEIIIKKDAYCRYTTIQNWANNVYNLVTKRAVCEENATMEWIDGDIGSKLTMKYPAVILKGEGARGLTSSIAIAGKGQHQDAGAKMIQLAPNTSSTIVSKSIAKHGGKVTYRGIVHFGPKAKNSRSNIECDTLIMDNQSTSDTIPYNEIKNDYVSLEHEAKVSKVSEEQLFYLMSRGISEQEATEMIVMGFIEPFTRELPMEYAVEMNRLIKFEMEGSIG; encoded by the coding sequence ATGGCGAAGCAACTGCCAGATATCGGCGATTATAAATATGGTTTCAAAGACAAAGACGTTTCGATTTTCCGTGCTGGACGCGGTTTAACAAAAGAGATCGTTGAAGAAATTTCACGTATGAAAGAAGAACCACAGTGGATGTTAGACTTCCGTTTAAAATCACTGGATAAGTTCTACGAAATGCCAATGCCACAATGGGGCGGCGACTTAAACGACTTAGATTTCGATGAAATTACGTACTACGTAAAACCATCTGAGAAATCTGAGAAGTCTTGGGATGAAGTACCTGATGAAATTAAAGCAACATTTGATAAATTAGGTATTCCAGAAGCTGAGCAAAAATATTTAGCTGGTGTATCTGCACAGTACGAATCTGAAGTTGTATACCACAACATGAAAGAAGACCTAGAAGCTCTAGGAATCGTCTTCAAAGATACAGATAGCGCATTAAAAGAGAACGAAGATATTTTCCGTGAGCATTTCGGAAAAGTAATCCCACCAACAGACAACAAATTCTCTGCATTAAACTCTGCAGTTTGGTCTGGTGGATCATTCATCTACGTTCCAAAAGGTGTTAAAGTTGATACACCACTTCAAGCGTATTTCCGTATTAACTCTGAAAATATGGGACAATTCGAGCGTACGCTTATCATCGTAGACGAAGGCGCACACGTACACTACGTAGAAGGTTGTACAGCACCTGTTTACACGACTAACTCACTTCACAGTGCGGTAGTAGAAATCATCATTAAGAAAGATGCATATTGCCGTTATACAACAATCCAAAACTGGGCGAACAACGTATACAACCTAGTTACAAAACGTGCGGTTTGTGAAGAAAACGCAACGATGGAATGGATTGACGGTGACATCGGATCTAAATTAACGATGAAATACCCAGCAGTTATCTTAAAAGGCGAAGGCGCTCGTGGTTTAACCTCATCTATCGCGATTGCTGGTAAAGGCCAACACCAAGATGCTGGTGCGAAAATGATTCAGTTAGCACCAAACACGTCTTCAACAATCGTTTCTAAATCGATTGCGAAGCATGGTGGTAAAGTAACTTACCGTGGTATCGTACACTTCGGACCAAAAGCGAAAAACTCTCGCTCTAACATCGAGTGTGACACGTTAATCATGGATAACCAATCTACATCTGATACAATTCCTTACAACGAAATCAAAAACGATTACGTTTCACTTGAGCACGAAGCGAAAGTATCGAAAGTATCAGAAGAACAATTATTCTACCTAATGAGCCGCGGTATTTCTGAGCAAGAAGCTACAGAAATGATCGTAATGGGCTTCATCGAGCCATTCACTCGCGAACTTCCAATGGAATACGCAGTTGAAATGAACCGCCTAATCAAGTTTGAGATGGAAGGTTCTATCGGTTAA
- a CDS encoding YunC family protein, translating into MVNVEPIIIDNYTFIAVSVKLPKTNLLAVMSDKGYIMCGALDVGLLNEKLGDRGIIAGRAVGVRTIEQLLEAPLESVTTGAEALGIPAGTIGKEALLKMR; encoded by the coding sequence ATGGTTAATGTGGAGCCAATTATAATTGATAATTATACGTTTATTGCGGTTAGCGTGAAACTTCCAAAGACAAATTTGCTAGCTGTAATGAGCGATAAAGGATATATTATGTGTGGTGCATTAGATGTAGGTCTTTTAAATGAGAAGTTAGGTGATCGAGGAATTATTGCTGGCCGTGCGGTTGGTGTAAGAACGATTGAACAACTTCTTGAAGCGCCGCTAGAATCGGTAACGACTGGAGCTGAAGCATTAGGCATTCCAGCAGGAACGATTGGAAAAGAAGCATTATTAAAAATGAGATAA
- the lipA gene encoding lipoyl synthase, whose amino-acid sequence MTKQTEYKRKPEWLKIKLNTNENYTGLKKMMRSKNLHTVCEEAKCPNIHECWAVRKTATFMILGAVCTRACRFCAVKTGLPTELDLQEPERVADSVVQMGLKHVVITAVARDDLKDGGAAVFAETVRAVRRKNPFTSIEVLPSDMGGVEENLKMLMDAKPDILNHNIETVRRLSDRVRARAKYERSLEFLRRAKEMQPDIPTKSSIMVGLGETREDLIEAMDDLRANNVDILTLGQYLQPSKKHLPVLKYYPPAEFAELKEIALSKGFSHCEAGPLVRSSYHADEQVRSAKEKTAGS is encoded by the coding sequence ATGACAAAACAAACAGAATATAAGCGCAAGCCCGAATGGTTGAAAATTAAGTTAAACACGAATGAAAACTATACAGGCTTAAAGAAAATGATGCGTTCTAAGAATCTTCATACCGTTTGTGAAGAGGCAAAATGTCCGAATATTCATGAATGCTGGGCTGTAAGAAAAACAGCAACATTTATGATTTTAGGTGCGGTTTGTACACGTGCTTGTCGTTTTTGTGCGGTTAAAACAGGCTTACCAACTGAGCTTGATTTACAAGAACCAGAACGCGTAGCAGATTCAGTAGTACAAATGGGCTTAAAGCACGTTGTTATAACAGCGGTTGCACGTGATGATTTAAAGGACGGGGGAGCAGCTGTTTTTGCTGAAACAGTACGCGCAGTACGTCGTAAAAACCCATTCACGTCTATCGAAGTATTACCATCTGATATGGGTGGAGTAGAAGAAAACTTAAAAATGTTAATGGATGCAAAACCAGATATTTTAAACCATAACATTGAAACAGTACGTCGATTATCTGACCGAGTTCGCGCTAGAGCAAAATATGAACGTTCATTAGAGTTTTTACGTCGAGCGAAAGAAATGCAGCCTGATATTCCAACTAAATCGAGCATTATGGTGGGCTTAGGTGAAACGAGAGAAGATTTAATTGAAGCAATGGATGACTTACGTGCAAACAATGTGGATATTTTAACTCTTGGGCAATACCTACAACCATCTAAGAAGCATTTACCAGTTCTTAAATATTACCCACCAGCAGAATTTGCAGAGCTTAAAGAAATTGCACTTAGCAAAGGATTTAGCCACTGTGAAGCTGGCCCACTTGTGCGTTCTTCTTACCATGCGGACGAGCAAGTACGTTCTGCAAAAGAAAAAACAGCAGGAAGCTAA
- a CDS encoding bifunctional metallophosphatase/5'-nucleotidase, with protein sequence MNTNKETIIHLYHTNDIHSHFENWPQISRFVLGEKKRRQEAGETVLTIDIGDHVDRFHSISEATNGLGNTKLLNEALYDYVTIGNNEGITLAKEHLNRLYDDAGFEVLVANLFEKEGVRPSWAKPYKLHTTTDGITIAFIGLTVAYPEFYQMLDWHIEDPLIHLESILEEVRDEAHITVVLSHLGKSMDEYMAEHYDIDVILGAHTHHLFERGVLMNNTLLCCCEKWGRYVGHVQLTVDKETKKLLKKDGRAIKAERLGAYSEPLSTIEILQEESKHIMAEPVVHLKESLQVDWFHETPFSHMLASALKKWCGAEIGMVNAGVLLEGLEEGVVTRGDIHRICPHPINPCALKVPGKILREVILKARKPNMENLEVKGFGFRGKVMGKMIYAGVEVIPDTIPGNKILLEDVLINGESLELDRIYTVGTIDMFTFGYLYPELSTLSDKQYYMPELLRDVLTDMLITYKSSVKL encoded by the coding sequence CTGAATACAAATAAAGAAACAATCATCCACCTTTATCATACAAACGATATACATAGTCATTTTGAAAATTGGCCGCAAATTTCTCGGTTTGTTCTAGGGGAGAAAAAGCGAAGACAGGAAGCGGGAGAGACTGTTTTGACGATTGATATCGGCGATCATGTGGATCGTTTTCATAGTATTTCGGAAGCGACAAATGGGCTTGGGAATACGAAGCTTTTAAATGAGGCGTTATATGATTATGTAACGATCGGAAATAATGAAGGAATTACGTTAGCGAAAGAGCATTTAAATCGGCTCTATGATGATGCTGGATTTGAAGTACTTGTTGCAAATTTATTTGAAAAAGAAGGTGTACGTCCATCATGGGCAAAGCCTTATAAATTACATACAACGACAGATGGGATTACGATTGCTTTTATCGGGTTAACTGTTGCGTATCCAGAGTTTTATCAAATGCTCGATTGGCATATTGAAGATCCGCTTATCCATTTAGAGTCTATTTTAGAAGAAGTAAGAGATGAGGCTCATATAACAGTTGTCCTTTCTCACCTTGGAAAAAGTATGGATGAGTATATGGCAGAGCATTATGATATAGATGTTATTTTAGGGGCACATACGCATCATTTATTTGAGCGTGGTGTTCTAATGAATAATACTTTACTTTGTTGCTGTGAAAAGTGGGGACGTTACGTTGGGCACGTGCAGCTTACTGTGGATAAAGAGACGAAGAAGCTGTTGAAAAAGGACGGTAGAGCGATTAAGGCGGAACGGTTAGGTGCTTATAGCGAGCCGTTATCCACAATTGAAATACTGCAGGAAGAAAGTAAGCATATAATGGCAGAGCCTGTCGTTCATTTAAAAGAGTCATTACAGGTTGATTGGTTTCATGAGACGCCGTTTTCTCATATGTTAGCAAGTGCGCTGAAAAAATGGTGCGGTGCAGAAATTGGCATGGTGAATGCTGGTGTACTTCTTGAAGGGTTAGAAGAGGGTGTCGTAACGCGCGGAGATATTCACAGAATTTGTCCACATCCAATTAATCCGTGTGCTTTGAAAGTTCCAGGAAAGATATTAAGAGAAGTTATTTTGAAAGCACGTAAGCCGAATATGGAGAATCTTGAGGTGAAAGGATTCGGATTTCGTGGGAAAGTGATGGGGAAAATGATTTACGCGGGTGTAGAAGTAATTCCAGATACGATTCCTGGGAATAAAATTTTACTCGAAGATGTATTAATTAACGGGGAATCGCTGGAATTAGATCGTATATATACAGTAGGAACAATTGATATGTTTACATTTGGCTACTTATACCCAGAGCTATCCACACTTTCTGACAAACAATATTATATGCCAGAACTACTTAGAGATGTGTTAACAGATATGTTAATAACTTATAAATCTTCCGTTAAACTATAG
- a CDS encoding M23 family metallopeptidase, whose translation MLRKISLLLSICFLLHQNIAYGEDNQQSIYEKRMALYKETEQSSGIPWYYLAAMDQYERNIRSVRKDIPKKPDAIISLYFKPEIWAGPINSNDTLPHTISLFGGIGLDGDKDGFANANSDRDLLHTAATILRKQGTSEDRIKIMLWEYYRRAKTVDLISEYAQIYKHYGRINLEGNAFPLPIRSDHSYRSTFGAGRSFGGRRIHEGTDIFAGYGVPVRSTCYGIIETKGWNRLGGWRIGIRDLHNNYHYYAHLGGFSKEIQLGQIVEPGKVIGFVGSTGYGPPGTAGKFPPHLHFGMYKDNGYTEWAFDPYMHLSLWERKERANTKR comes from the coding sequence ATGCTTCGAAAAATTTCTCTTTTGCTTTCTATTTGTTTTCTTCTCCACCAAAACATCGCTTACGGTGAAGATAATCAGCAAAGCATATACGAAAAGCGCATGGCACTATATAAAGAAACCGAGCAGTCTTCAGGCATTCCATGGTATTACTTAGCTGCAATGGATCAATATGAAAGAAATATACGGAGCGTAAGAAAAGATATTCCGAAAAAACCAGATGCCATCATTTCCCTTTATTTCAAACCAGAAATATGGGCTGGACCTATTAATAGTAACGATACTCTCCCCCATACAATTTCTCTATTTGGCGGAATAGGTTTAGATGGTGACAAAGATGGATTTGCAAATGCAAATAGCGACCGTGATCTTCTGCATACCGCAGCGACTATTTTAAGGAAACAAGGAACGTCAGAAGACCGTATTAAAATTATGCTTTGGGAATATTATAGACGTGCAAAAACAGTTGATTTAATTAGCGAATATGCCCAAATTTATAAACATTATGGACGTATTAATTTAGAGGGAAATGCTTTTCCTCTTCCGATCCGTAGTGACCATAGCTACCGTAGTACTTTCGGCGCTGGAAGAAGTTTTGGCGGCAGAAGGATTCATGAAGGAACAGATATTTTCGCCGGATATGGCGTGCCAGTAAGATCGACTTGCTATGGCATTATTGAAACGAAAGGTTGGAACCGCCTTGGTGGATGGCGCATTGGTATTCGCGACCTTCATAACAATTACCATTATTACGCTCATTTAGGCGGGTTCTCAAAAGAAATACAGCTTGGACAAATTGTTGAGCCAGGGAAAGTAATCGGATTTGTTGGTAGCACTGGTTATGGACCTCCTGGTACAGCCGGAAAATTTCCGCCCCACTTACATTTTGGCATGTATAAAGACAATGGCTATACAGAATGGGCCTTCGATCCATACATGCATTTAAGCCTTTGGGAACGCAAAGAACGAGCAAATACAAAACGATAA
- the yunB gene encoding sporulation protein YunB produces MSIFRSKNSRFRRGPIAFRYILLMSFILFVILLTQGLWIVNNNIQPTLIKYGEVETHKMATAIMTKAVNDRINEGFDVDSLMKVQNDKNGKVSTINLNTKQVNEIVTSTTTYIEKYLQQVEQGKLKELGISEKNGATMAVPFGRVTDNALLGNIGPDIPIHFTPIGHVNTDIKQKIEPHGINTTAIQIVMEMEVTLQVIIPFHTKEITVKQNVPIATRIVQGEVPTYYGSGSVAVPDKKKTDS; encoded by the coding sequence ATGAGTATATTTCGCTCGAAAAACTCGCGGTTTCGAAGGGGACCTATTGCCTTTCGGTATATACTGCTTATGTCGTTTATTCTTTTTGTTATATTACTTACGCAAGGGTTGTGGATTGTGAATAATAATATTCAGCCGACCTTAATTAAATATGGGGAAGTAGAGACGCATAAAATGGCGACGGCAATTATGACGAAGGCAGTAAACGATCGAATTAATGAAGGATTCGATGTAGATTCATTAATGAAAGTACAGAATGATAAAAACGGAAAAGTATCTACAATTAATTTAAATACAAAGCAAGTAAATGAAATCGTAACGTCAACGACCACGTACATAGAAAAATATTTGCAGCAAGTAGAACAAGGGAAGTTGAAGGAGCTAGGTATTTCTGAAAAAAACGGGGCGACTATGGCAGTTCCTTTTGGGCGTGTAACTGATAATGCGCTTCTTGGTAATATAGGACCAGATATTCCGATTCATTTCACGCCAATTGGGCATGTGAATACAGATATTAAACAAAAAATTGAGCCGCATGGGATTAATACTACAGCGATTCAAATTGTTATGGAAATGGAAGTAACATTGCAAGTAATTATTCCATTTCATACGAAAGAGATAACGGTGAAACAAAATGTTCCGATTGCGACGCGTATCGTTCAAGGGGAAGTGCCTACGTATTATGGAAGTGGAAGTGTTGCTGTACCTGATAAAAAGAAAACAGATAGTTAG
- a CDS encoding MerR family transcriptional regulator: MPMRVKEVADLVGISVRTLHHYDAVGLLTPDEITDSGYRLYSDENLEILQQVLFFKELGFPLKKIKEIITSPSFNREETLILHKKMLLEKRTRLDKVIATIDKTIQHTKGEIEMTTKEKFEGFDFSHNPYEEEAREKWGDTALDKSNGYAKGMSKENQEEFNAIYRNLAALRHDAPDSKEAQAAIKVWYDYLQNFSHYSLDAFKGLGQMYVADERFTKNIDKFGEGLAQFMCDAMEVYADRNKK, translated from the coding sequence ATGCCAATGAGAGTAAAAGAAGTAGCAGATCTAGTTGGAATTAGCGTGCGTACACTACATCATTATGATGCAGTTGGATTATTAACTCCAGACGAGATAACAGATTCAGGATACCGTCTCTATTCTGACGAAAATTTAGAAATATTACAACAAGTCTTATTTTTTAAAGAGCTTGGTTTCCCTTTGAAGAAGATTAAAGAGATTATCACGAGTCCTTCATTTAACCGAGAGGAGACGCTTATTCTTCATAAGAAAATGCTTCTTGAAAAACGTACCAGGTTAGATAAAGTGATTGCGACAATTGATAAAACAATTCAGCATACAAAAGGAGAGATTGAAATGACAACCAAAGAGAAATTTGAAGGATTCGATTTCAGCCATAATCCATATGAAGAAGAAGCACGTGAAAAATGGGGAGATACAGCTCTAGATAAATCGAATGGATATGCAAAAGGTATGTCAAAAGAGAACCAAGAGGAGTTTAATGCTATTTATAGAAATTTAGCAGCGCTTAGACACGATGCACCAGATTCTAAAGAGGCGCAGGCAGCTATTAAAGTATGGTACGATTACTTGCAAAACTTTAGTCACTATTCATTAGACGCTTTTAAGGGCCTCGGTCAAATGTACGTCGCTGATGAGCGCTTCACGAAAAATATCGATAAGTTTGGCGAAGGTTTAGCGCAGTTTATGTGTGATGCGATGGAAGTTTATGCGGATCGTAATAAAAAATAA
- a CDS encoding YhfC family intramembrane metalloprotease — protein MHNRYVHILESGESMVSNTVIASIIFQLIVSILIPIIVLVYFRKKYNMNWKVVGVGVLIFIGFTQILETPFHLFMRGNPTIAPFLENPFVFAIYGGLTAGIFEELGRFVAFFFLLKKYLEYKDGFAYGIGHGGIESILIGGFSALQALIFANSINDGSFARLIEQKPELSILQDMLIQQPAYLYFLGSLERIMALVLQIAFTMLVLYAVKQKKYIFLVYAILFHAFVDFFAALYQTKTINIFVAEGITLLCTIGAVVLIRKMKEKLMSVPE, from the coding sequence ATGCATAATAGATATGTACATATATTAGAAAGCGGTGAAAGTATGGTTTCAAATACTGTAATTGCCAGCATCATTTTTCAACTCATTGTCTCGATTCTGATCCCAATTATCGTACTCGTTTATTTCCGTAAAAAATATAATATGAATTGGAAAGTGGTCGGCGTTGGTGTTCTTATCTTTATCGGATTCACCCAAATTCTTGAAACACCATTCCACCTATTTATGCGCGGTAATCCAACAATCGCTCCATTTTTAGAAAATCCGTTTGTCTTCGCAATTTATGGCGGATTGACTGCTGGTATTTTTGAAGAATTAGGACGCTTCGTTGCCTTCTTCTTCTTACTAAAAAAATATCTAGAATATAAAGATGGCTTCGCTTATGGAATTGGTCACGGCGGAATTGAATCTATTTTAATTGGCGGTTTTTCTGCATTACAAGCATTAATCTTTGCTAATTCTATTAACGATGGTAGCTTCGCTCGACTGATTGAACAAAAACCCGAGCTTAGCATTTTACAGGACATGTTAATTCAGCAACCTGCCTACTTATACTTCCTTGGTAGCTTAGAAAGAATTATGGCACTCGTGCTTCAAATCGCCTTTACAATGCTTGTTTTATACGCAGTCAAACAGAAGAAATATATCTTCCTAGTATACGCTATACTATTCCACGCATTTGTAGACTTTTTCGCGGCACTTTACCAAACAAAAACAATCAACATCTTCGTTGCCGAAGGAATTACACTTCTGTGTACAATTGGCGCTGTCGTTCTTATTCGCAAAATGAAAGAGAAATTAATGAGTGTACCGGAGTAA
- the sufU gene encoding Fe-S cluster assembly sulfur transfer protein SufU, whose amino-acid sequence MSFNNLDTLYRQVIMDHYKNPRNHGVLEDSVTVNLNNPTCGDRIQLTMKVEEGIVQEAKFEGEGCSISMSSASMMTQAVKGKKIEEALQLSKIFSDMMLGKEYDDSIDLGDIEALQGVCKFPARIKCATLAWKALEKGLNEDK is encoded by the coding sequence ATGTCATTTAATAATTTAGATACGTTATATCGTCAAGTTATTATGGATCATTACAAAAATCCTCGTAACCATGGCGTGTTAGAAGATAGTGTTACCGTTAACTTGAACAATCCAACTTGCGGCGATCGTATTCAACTTACGATGAAAGTAGAAGAAGGTATTGTGCAAGAGGCGAAGTTTGAAGGTGAAGGATGTTCAATCTCAATGTCTTCAGCTTCAATGATGACACAAGCAGTAAAAGGTAAGAAAATTGAAGAAGCACTTCAGCTTTCGAAAATTTTCTCTGACATGATGCTAGGAAAAGAGTACGATGACAGCATCGATTTAGGAGATATTGAAGCATTACAAGGCGTATGCAAGTTCCCTGCACGTATTAAATGTGCAACATTAGCGTGGAAAGCGTTAGAAAAGGGCTTAAACGAAGATAAGTAA
- a CDS encoding YbaK/EbsC family protein: MYEDVLALLHKTNVSYEKFEHEPVLDYETDRIVRERLGLQGTPSKSLFLKSKSGDYYVFFTLEGTRLNRGEMKELSGERLSLCSPDELRDKTGCTPGCVAPFGYSHDVTIIVDNAIYTYDKILITPGVPEFTIELSTEELKKILLTCPNTVLEYKQKES; the protein is encoded by the coding sequence ATGTACGAAGACGTACTTGCTTTACTACATAAAACAAATGTTTCTTATGAAAAATTCGAACACGAACCAGTACTCGATTATGAGACCGATCGGATCGTACGCGAGAGACTTGGCTTACAAGGCACCCCAAGTAAAAGCTTATTTTTAAAATCAAAGTCTGGAGATTATTACGTATTTTTTACGTTAGAGGGCACAAGGCTCAACCGGGGAGAGATGAAAGAACTATCAGGAGAACGCTTATCTCTCTGTTCTCCTGATGAACTGCGAGACAAAACTGGTTGTACGCCGGGATGTGTGGCTCCTTTCGGATATTCACACGATGTAACAATTATTGTGGATAACGCTATTTATACGTACGATAAAATTTTAATTACACCTGGTGTTCCTGAATTTACAATTGAATTATCCACAGAAGAATTAAAAAAGATTTTATTAACATGTCCAAATACCGTTTTAGAGTACAAACAAAAAGAGAGCTAA